A genomic region of Raphanus sativus cultivar WK10039 chromosome 6, ASM80110v3, whole genome shotgun sequence contains the following coding sequences:
- the LOC108807200 gene encoding dof zinc finger protein DOF3.4-like: MMMSDSGESRQIATRSPHGVITGLPPPTTTTEQQEQLPCPRCESTNTKFCYYNNYNFSQPRHFCKSCRRYWTHGGTLRDIPVGGGTRKSAKRSRTCPSSTSSSSSRDVPLQATPVLFPHSSNPNGVSRAVTAQLENDGKGSALSLSGGFTSLLNQNTAHGTGSDLGIGGFGIGHGSGFDDVSFGLGRAVWPFSGDSAAANVGSNGVAAVPSTWQFEGLESSNAGEYFAWPDLSITTPGNPLK; the protein is encoded by the coding sequence ATGATGATGTCTGACTCCGGCGAATCACGACAGATAGCGACGAGATCACCTCACGGTGTAATAACGGGGCTTCCTCCTCCGACCACCACCACCGAGCAGCAAGAGCAACTCCCTTGTCCTCGCTGCGAGTCAACCAACACTAAGTTCTGTTACTACAACAACTACAACTTCTCTCAGCCTCGCCACTTCTGCAAATCCTGTCGCCGTTACTGGACTCACGGCGGAACTCTCCGCGACATTCCCGTCGGCGGCGGTACTCGCAAATCCGCCAAACGCTCCCGCACTTGcccctcctccacctcctcctcctcctcccgtGATGTTCCGTTACAAGCGACGCCTGTTCTCTTCCCTCACTCCTCGAACCCTAACGGCGTTAGCCGCGCCGTAACGGCTCAACTCGAAAACGACGGAAAGGGAAGCGCTCTGTCTCTCTCCGGCGGTTTCACCTCTCTCCTGAACCAGAACACGGCTCACGGGACCGGGTCGGACCTCGGAATCGGCGGGTTCGGAATCGGGCACGGGTCGGGTTTCGACGACGTCAGCTTCGGACTCGGGAGAGCGGTGTGGCCGTTTTCGGGTGATTCCGCGGCGGCGAATGTGGGGAGCAACGGGGTTGCTGCGGTACCGTCCACGTGGCAGTTCGAGGGTTTAGAGAGCAGCAACGCCGGCGAGTACTTTGCGTGGCCGGATCTCTCCATCACTACACCCGGGAACCCGCTCAAATGA